The stretch of DNA GTCCTTTGAAGGGCCACGTGGATTAACAAAGCTGATCTGCCCCCAACTCGCCCCCCTTggctgctaattttttttttcttaacttaaaaaaaaaaactgatcttGAATGCATGCATCCCCCAAACGCAGCTCCCCTAATCCTATGGAATAATTCAAGTCGTGAATGCACTTGGAGCCCTAGATGACCGCTTTATAAGGCAGACCCTCGTAGTCGGGAGGCTACAGTCTACCTGGGACACTCGAGGAGGCACACGAGGGGAAAAGCGGACGGGTGCCTTGCGCCACCGCCTCTCCCGAGAGCGCGTATTGATCAGAATGTCAGACAAGCTCAAGGAACGCAAAGTGAGTCGGCTGAGTCCAGATGGCTCTTGCGCCTTCTGGGTGGGGGTGTCTAACTCCCAGAGCCACCACCTGGCTGGACCGAGGAGCCGGGACATGGTCACACAGGACTtctcctggagaggaatcctgagtggTTTGGGAAGGGAATGAGGATAGCTAGAGGGGACTCCGCGGTCGGGGTGGAGGCCACATGTGGAAGCTGGTGGCCACCTCCCCATGGCCCTGGTGCTCAGCAAGGTGGTGTGACCCCGCAGAGGTTAGAAGCGGAGTGCATCAGCACAGGTGCGAGAGGACAGAGCTCACGTGACCCAGTGTGGGGGGACAGGGGCCTGGGGCGACTCCCTGGGCAGCACTGAGGGGTGGCAGACGGCTGTGCCAGCCGTGCCTTTGATGATTCTCTGGGCAAAGACATCCTAAACGGACAAACAAACCTCTGTTCTCAGAGAACCCCCGTTTCCCACAAAGTGAtagaaaagaggagaagagacCGGATTAACCGCTGTTTGAACGAGCTGGGCAAGACGGTGCCCATGGCCCTGGCGAAGCAGGTAATGTTGTCAGCTGAGAAAACAGGTGCTGGCGCTGGGTATGCTCTGATGCCGAGAGTCTGGAGCTGGAGAGGGCCGTAGGTGCGGGCTTCCTGCCCGGGGCCCTGAGCGCGGAGTTGAGCCCCAGGCGGCCCTGGCGCAGATCCACAGCGGCGCCCCCCGTTCGGCTGGATGGTCCCCTCGGGTTAAAACGGTGCACCCAGCCTACCCGGTTAGCCCGCACCGTCTGGGCCGCTTCCAGGAgacttttcctccttttccagaGTTCCGGGAAGCTGGAGAAGGCGGAGATCCTCGAGATGACCGTGCAGTACCTGAGAGCCCTGCACTCCGCCGATTTTCCCCGGGGAAGGGAAAAAGGTGGGCAGGGAGTGTGCGCCACACAGAGCCCTGCGGGTGGCCGCGGGAGTAAAGCGGTCTCTCAAGGTCTCCTCTCTGGATGCTGCAGGGGCGGGGCCCCGAGTCCCGAGAAAGCTAAGGGGGACTGGAGAACAGGCGTCTGGGGATACAGGTTCTGAGGCCTCTTCtcaggtggggaggggtgaggtCAGACTCCTAAGGAAATGGAGGTCGTTGGCTTGCGTTTTTTCCAGTCTCCAGGCTGGAAAGAGAGGGGCGGGCCTTGAATGGAAACCGGCCAGAAAACGTGATGGGAGGGGCTTGGCATCTGCCGTAGGCTCCCGGTCAGGAAGGGGCCACTCACAGTTTTCCCTTTCTGCGTTTTCCTTGCCCCTCCAGCAGAGTTGCTAGCAGAGTTTGCCAACTACTTCCACTACGGCTACCACGAGTGCATGAAGAACCTAGTGCATTACCTCACCACCGTGGAGCGGATGGAGACCAAGGACACCAAGTACGCGCGCATCCTcgccttcttgcagtccaaggcccGCTTGGGCACCGAGCCCGCCTTCCAGCCACTGGGTTCGCTCCCAGAGCCGGATTTCTCTTACCAGCTGCACCCAGCCGGGCCCGAGTTCGCGGGCCACAGCCCGGGTGAGGCGTCCGTGTTCCCGCAGGGCGCGGCGCCGGGGCCCTTCGCCTGGCCTCACGGCGCGTCCCGCAGCCCCGCGCTGCCCTACCTGTCTAGCGCGCCCGTGCCTCTCCCGAGCCCCGCGCAGCAGCACAGCGCCTTCCTGGCGCCCGGGCAGGGCCTGGACCGCCACTACCTGAACCTCATCGGCCACGCGCACCCCAGCGCCCTAAACCTGCACGCGCCCCAGCACCCTCCGGTGCTCTGACGCCGACAAATCCCGCAGACTGCTCTGCGCTCTGGGCACTGCTTGGGAGAAATACTGTATATTGTACAAGTGTAAATATtgtgctggaaaaaaaataaaataaaaggctgAGTTGGGTAAGGTCAAAAGCGAATTCGTCTTCTGAAGGACCTTCCCCCTGGCAATAAACGCTTTCTGAAAGTTCCAGAGAGACGGATTCCTTGTTACCTTTGCTCTTCTAAAACCCATCCCCTCCGAGGGGTCTCAGGCACAAGGCCGATGCTGGCTGAGGTGACGACCCTCAGTTATTTGGGTGGGGAAAGGGATGGGTCGCCGCGCAGGGCCGGAGGAGGCGGGCGGGCCAAGTGGAGGAGTCGCTTCCAGGCTGGCTTCGCAGTTCCACCCGGGCTCCAGACCCGCCTCCTCCTCACGCGCACCTTGGGTATTTGCCTGGGAGAAGGGCGGACGGGAGGCCCAGGGCCTGCGGCTCTCAACAAATACAAATTGAAGGACCCTCTCCAAGCCGGCTGTGGCAAACTTTCGCCAGCTCCCACCTGGGAGCCCTTCCCTAATCCGGAGAAGGCCCCGGACGCGCGCGCACGGGTGCGCGCACCAGCTGTCTGAGGACCCAGAGCGCGGGGAAACCCGGGCCCCTGGGATGCAACGATTGGTTTACAGCCTCCACCTGTCTGGTTAAAAATATACAGAGGAGGAGGCTTCCAAGTGCGGCTTAAAAACAACATCCGATGAACATCTTCGGACGGACAACTGTCTTTCTGAGCGCCCGAGGGCTCAGAAAGCTGAAGTTGCCTTTAGCGCACAGATCAGCTCAGCTTCGGGGCGCTAGGCGACCTGGAGAGAGGCTGGCAGCAGCGACTGGGTGGGGAGACGCACTCCCCTAAAGGATTGTTCTCTCTGCCCATACTTACATCCAGCCACTGGGGCGGGACTGAGACGCTGGGTTCCTGGTGAGAAAGGCTTCTCCGCCTTTTCCCGGGGGAGGGGGATTTAAATTTTCTTGCTTCACCCAGAAGATAGGAACGTTTGGGGTTTAGAGAAGAGTTGGCTAGCGATCTTTAAGGGGCTTGTAGTTTTCACTGACAGTTGGATCTGCCTTCCCCACAAAACAGCGGTACATTTACAATAGAGCAAACTGAAATTAGGTTTTTCTAGGACCCAAAGAACAAAATGAGCCTCATTGTTGTTTTAGGTTAACAGGTAAGATGTACAAGGTATTTAACCCATTAAAGTTGTGTTTgtgagaatttaaaaattttcctccattgattttttttttgttcccatTCCTTGTGATGCCCTGTAGATAAATAACTCGAAATTATGTAGCAGATGTTCCTGTTTCCTGAGGCCATTCAGCTGAACTAGAATGATTTGTCATAGCTCAGATTAGCTGGACTACAATAATTAACTTATTCCATTTCTGTGGAGAGGGTTTAAGGCAGCTCTGACCTAGACTGTTTACTAAGGTCATGGAATAGGATGACCACAATTTATAAACCATCAAACTTGATTACACAGAGACAGGAGGactagcacacacacgcacacacatacacacttcatTATGTTGTCTATAAAGTGAAACTTAAATACCTACgttttgggggcaggaagaatcTATGAACATTAGAATAGGTCCTTCAAGTCAGGCATTCTTAGACTACATGTCAGTATAATGCTTATCTAGAAAATGTAAGATGCAAACTAGTATCTCTTCCCTTACGAAACAAAAGTCAGTGTAAGACAAGGAGGCCATTTGGGTAACA from Ovis canadensis isolate MfBH-ARS-UI-01 breed Bighorn chromosome 26, ARS-UI_OviCan_v2, whole genome shotgun sequence encodes:
- the HELT gene encoding hairy and enhancer of split-related protein HELT isoform X1, whose amino-acid sequence is MSDKLKERKRTPVSHKVIEKRRRDRINRCLNELGKTVPMALAKQSSGKLEKAEILEMTVQYLRALHSADFPRGREKAELLAEFANYFHYGYHECMKNLVHYLTTVERMETKDTKYARILAFLQSKARLGTEPAFQPLGSLPEPDFSYQLHPAGPEFAGHSPGEASVFPQGAAPGPFAWPHGASRSPALPYLSSAPVPLPSPAQQHSAFLAPGQGLDRHYLNLIGHAHPSALNLHAPQHPPVL
- the HELT gene encoding hairy and enhancer of split-related protein HELT isoform X2 → MSDKLKERKRTPVSHKVIEKRRRDRINRCLNELGKTVPMALAKQSSGKLEKAEILEMTVQYLRALHSADFPRGREKELLAEFANYFHYGYHECMKNLVHYLTTVERMETKDTKYARILAFLQSKARLGTEPAFQPLGSLPEPDFSYQLHPAGPEFAGHSPGEASVFPQGAAPGPFAWPHGASRSPALPYLSSAPVPLPSPAQQHSAFLAPGQGLDRHYLNLIGHAHPSALNLHAPQHPPVL